The following are from one region of the Betta splendens chromosome 15, fBetSpl5.4, whole genome shotgun sequence genome:
- the ccdc88ab gene encoding girdin isoform X7, with the protein MESEVFTPLLEQFMLTPLVCWVKTVGHPTVTDGSKLSEYIELVDGIYLNEIMLEINPKSTVQRTNKKVNNDPTLRIQNLSILIRQIKAYYQESLQQLVMMPLPNVLILGRNPLSEQGLEEMKKLLLLLLGCAVQCEKKEEYIERIQTLDFDTKAAIASHIQEVTHNQENVVDLQWLESGEIPPEDLDSLSRNLAFHLKCLVDERDTQLETIVELTQERDCVQLSPLAPCPTQSPGDSPSMRRTESRQHLSVELADAKAKIRRLRQELEEKSEQLLDTRQELENMEVELKRLQQESYQLLSDARLARAYRDELDSLREKAIRVDKLESELSRYKERVHDIEFYKARVEELKEDNQILMETKTMLEEQLDASRTRSDKLHLLEKENLQLKSKIHDLEMERDLDRKRMEELLEENLVLEMAQKQSVNESLHLGWELEQLSKTPELTEAPQKSLGDEVNELTSSRLLKLEKDNQTLLKTVEELRGASSQDTLAKMSKLSQENQRLTQKLEQLESEVTADRESLRTAESLSTDLMKEKALLEKTLETLRENSERQLKGLEQENKHLGQTVSSLRQRCQVGAEARVKDVEKENRILHESICETTAKLNKMEFERKQLRKELEVTKEKGERAEELEVHLHKLQRENESLQKKVASLGITCEKVISLEKENTELEAEGRRLKKKLDTLKNMAFQLEALEKENAQLEQENLELRRSAESLRSAGVKAVQLEAENRELESEKSQLKRNLELLKASSKKTERLEVSYQGLDTENQRLQKALENSSKKIQQLEAELQEVETENQTLQRNLEELKISSKRLEQLEQENKSLEQESSQLEKDKKLLEKENKRLRQQAEIRDSKLDDGNQRIAALEKENRTMGKEMIFFRDSCTRVKDLERENKELVKLATIDKKTLITLREELVSEKLRTQQMNNDLEKLTHELEKIGLNKERLLHDEGSDDRFKLLETKLESTLKSSLEIKEEKIAALEARLQESSNLNQQLRQELKTVKKNYEALRQREEEERMVQSSPPRGGGDPQSASKWEKESHEATRELLKVKDRLIEVERNNATLQAEKAALRSQLKQLETQSSNLQAQIVAVQRQTASLQENNTTLQTQNAKLQVENSTLSSQSAALMAQNAQLQTQQSSVEGEREGALKDKEELRATYEMLLRDHEKLAALHERQASEYEALIVKHGSLKSSHKNLEQQHRDLEDRYKHLMQRKEDLEELEKSLKEQQDKMAFENQAHQTTADQYKLLKEENDRLNTTYRQLLKDNENLQLDHKNIKSQLNSAKLEQTKLEAEFSKLKEQYQQLDITSTKLTNQCELLSQLKGNLEEENRHLLDQIQTLMLQNRTLLEQTMESKDLFHVEQRQYIDKLNELRRQKEKLEEKIMDQYKFYDPSPPRRRGNWITLKMKKLMKPNKSRERMRSLTLTPSRSEIGDGFLAFPQDSQDSSSIGSGSNSLDDTLTHKKPMNDLLQTMAVAGGPGGQWVCSSENLDGPEAGDGAITGSSRRSGQRMKELALSTNAIDCATLTLPAAGPVRTRPRLQVKADNASCEDVVGSLDDPKSQDLQVHGSALALWPFPVVCRVPCSICTSRPSSLHSNRTTSSNSNNNSHLTSPLEAKGTLNGSLSRPHSESSGEFSLSLDQEVWSSSGSSPIQQPASSRSSHQSPLQLRKSLDPSTASTGTPDQTQIRKTASPGNEVLSLQQFLDEGIDPAESGSQENLTVDSPRLSTSSERALKERAPTKGRGILRSSSGKAAPVSSERPPRSSGQPGRPTLRKAESTRVRGSASLRSSLSSQGKATSVSERLDSASSTLPRASSVISTAEGTTRRTSIHDLLSKDNRQPVSVDSSPPVAPTKAGVHSQPTTSEYNLKGPLTSTTPLPKSLSLPCPSMEDPDLSTLESFLGPSFTVESVFMDSIFSESAGKNLPFLSINPTLVSNISGPPATNKTHPPLNPGHSSTRSQTSHSQSNGQVRTGPDSQEYKEGVDPSQMSDLDPSLSPEDNQSLWFEYGCV; encoded by the exons GAGAGTCTCCAGCAGCTAGTGATGATGCCTCTGCCCAATGTGCTGATCCTGGGCCGTAACCCTCTCTCAG aGCAAGGTCTGGAGGaaatgaagaagctgctgctgctgctattggGCTGTGCTGTTCAG TGTGAAAAGAAGGAAGAGTACATTGAGCGTATACAGACTCTGGATTTTGACACCAAAGCTGCCATAGCATCCCACATCCAAGAG GTGACACACAACCAGGAGAATGTAGTTGACCTGCAGTGGTTAGAAAGTGGGGAAATACCTCCTGAGGATCTGGACAGCCTCTCCAGAAACCTGGCTTTCCATCTCAAATGCCTTGTGGATGAAAGGGACACACAACTGGAG ACGATAGTGGAGCTAACCCAGGAGAGAGACTGCGTGCAGCTGTCTCCACTGGCTCCATGTCCAACCCAGTCTCCTGGTGACTCTCCCAGCATGAGAAGGACTGAAAGCCGCCAGCACCTCTCTGTGGAGCTGGCTGATGCCAAGGCCAAGATCAGACGCCTGCGACAGGAACT GGAGGAGAAGAGTGAGCAGCTCTTGGACACCAGACAGGAGCTTGAGAACATGGAGGTAGAGCTCAAAAGGCTTCAGCAAGAG AGCTACCAGCTGCTGTCGGACGCTCGGTTGGCTCGGGCCTACCGCGACGAACTGGATTCGCTGAGGGAGAAAGCAATTCGTGTGGACAAACTGGAGAGTGAGCTCAGCAGATACAAGGAGAGAGTGCACGACATTGAGTTTTACAAGGCCAGAGTTGAG gagctgaaggaggataACCAGATCTTGATGGAGACTAAGACAATGCTAGAGGAGCAGCTGGATGCTAGCAGGACCCGGTCTGACAAACTGCATCTACTGGAGAAGGAGAATCTGCAGCTTAAATCCAAGATCCATGATCTGGAGATG GAGCGTGACTTGGATCGTAAACGCATGGAGGAGCTTTTGGAGGAGAATCTTGTGCTGGAAATGGCCCAGAAACAGAGTGTAAATGAGTCCCTGCACCTAGGGTGGGAGCTCGAGCAGCTGTCCAAAACACCCGAGTTGACTGAAG CCCCACAGAAGTCTCTGGGTGATGAGGTAAATGAGCTGACCTCCAGTCGCTTGTTGAAGCTGGAGAAAGACAATCAGACACTGCTAAAGACTGTGGAGGAGTTAAGAGGAGCATCCAGCCAGGACACTCTGGCAAAAATGTCCAAATTGAGCCAAGAAAACCAGAGACTGACCCAAAAA TTGGAGCAGTTGGAGAGTGAGGTGACTGCAGACAGAGAGTCACTTCGCACTGCAGAGTCCCTCAGCACTGACCTAATGAAGGAGAAGGCTTTACTGGAGAAAACCCTTGAAACGCTCAGAGAAAATTCTGAGagacag CTGAAGGGTCTGGAGCAGGAGAACAAGCACCTGGGACAGACCGTGTCGTCTTTGCGCCAGCGTTGCCAGGTGGGTGCTGAGGCCCGGGTCAAGGATGTGGAGAAAGAGAATCGCATTCTTCACGAATCCATTTGCGAGACAACTGCCAAACTCAACAAGATGGAGTTTGAAAGAAAACAATTAC GTAAAGAGCTTGAGGTGACGAAGGAAAAAGGTGAGAgggcagaggagctggaagtTCACTTGCATAAACTACAGAGGGAGAACGAGAGCCTTCAGAAGAAAGTTGCCAGTCTCGGAATCACCTGTGAAAAG GTAATCTCTTTGGAGAAGGAGAACACAGAGCTGGAAGCAGAGGGCCGCCGTCTAAAGAAGAAGCTGGATACTCTGAAGAACATGGCATTTCAGCTGGAGGCTCTGGAAAAGGAGAACgctcagctggagcaggagaaccTGGAACTTCGTCGTTCGGCTGAGAGCCTGCGGTCAGCAGGGGTGAAGGCTGTTCAGCTGGAAGCTGAAAACCGGGAGCTTGAGAGTGAGAAGAGTCAGCTGAAGCGCAACCTGGAGCTGCTCAAGGCCTCCtccaaaaagacagagagattaGAG GTGAGTTACCAGGGCCTAGATACTGAAAACCAGCGCTTGCAGAAGGCTTTAGAGAACAGCAGCAAGAAGATCCAGCAgttggaggcagagctgcaggaggtggagactGAGAATCAAACCCTGCAGCGCAACCTGGAGGAGCTCAAAATTTCCAGTAAACgcctggaacagctggagcaAGAG AACAAGAGTCTGGAGCAGGAAAGCTCCCAGCTGGAGAAAGACAAGAAGCTTCTGGAAAAGGAGAACAAGCGGCTGAGGCAGCAGGCTGAGATTCGTGACTCCAAGCTAGATGACGGCAACCAGCGCATCGCTGCACTGGAGAAAGAGAATCGGACGATGGGCAAAGAGATGATCTTCTTTAGGGATTCCTGCACGAGAGTCAAAGACCTGGAGAGGGAGAACAAAGAGTTGGTTAAACTGGCGACTATTGATAAGAAGACCCTAATCACACTCAGAGAG GAGCTTGTGAGTGAGAAGCTGCGCACTCAGCAGATGAATAATGATTTAGAAAAACTAACCCACGAGTTGGAGAAGATTGGACTCAACAAAGAAAGGCTGCTGCATGACGAGGGCTCGGACGACAG GTTTAAACTCCTGGAAACCAAACTGGAATCAACTCTGAAATCATCTTTGGAGATTAAAGAGGAAAAGATCGCTGCCCTAGAAGCCAGACTGCAAGAGTCCTCAAACCTGAACCAGCAACTTCGCCAGGAGCTCAAGACC gTGAAAAAAAATTATGAAGCGCTGCgccagagggaggaagaggagagaatgGTGCAGAGCTCTCCCCCTCGTGGAGGGGGGGACCCTCAGTCTGCCAGTAAATGGGAGAAGGAGAGCCACGAAGCCACCAGGGAACTCCTGAAAGTCAAAGACAGACTCATTGAGGTGGAAAGGAAT AATGCCACATTACAGGCCGAGAAGGCGGCTCTGAGAAGCCAGCTGAAACAACTGGAGACTCAAAGCTCCAACCTGCAAGCCCAGATAGTGGCCGTGCAGCGACAGACTGCCTCCTTACAGGAGAACAATACAACGCTACAGACACAGAACGCCAAgctgcag GTCGAGAACTCTACCCTGAGCTCGCAGAGTGCAGCTCTTATGGCTCAGAATGCCCAGCTACAgacccagcagagcagcgtggAGGGTGAGCGTGAGGGAGCACTAAAAGACAAAGAGGAGCTGAGGGCCACCTATGAGATGCTCCTCCGCGATCACGAGAAACTGGCAGCACTCCACGAGAGGCAGGCGTCCGAGTACGAAGCTCTAATCGTGAAGCACggcagcctgaaaagctcccaCAAGAACCTAGAGCAGCAACACAGGGACTTGGAGGACAG GTACAAGCACCTCATGCAGAGGAAGGAAGACCTGGAGGAGCTAGAAAAAAGCctgaaagagcagcaggacaagATGGCATTTGAGAATCAAGCACACCAaaccacagctgatcagtacaAACTGCTTAAGGAGGAAAATGACAG ATTGAATACTACCTATCGCCAGCTGCTGAAAGACAATGAGAATCTCCAGCTGGACCATAAGAACATAAAGAGCCAATTAAACAGCGCCAAGTTGGAGCAGACCAAGCTGGAGGCAGAGTTCTCAAAACTGAAGGAGCAGTACCAGCAGCTGGACATCACCTCCACCAAGCTCACTAACCAGTGTGAG CTGTTGAGCCAGTTGAAAGgaaacctggaggaggagaatcGCCACCTGTTGGATCAGATTCAGACTTTGATGCTACAGAATCGCACACTACTGGAGCAGACTATGGAGAGCAAAGATCTGTTCCACGTAGAGCAAAGACAATACAT AGACAAATTGAATGAGCTCAGGAGACAGAAGGAGAAACTTGAGGAAAAGATCATGGATCAGTACAAGTTTTATGACCCCTCACCCCCCCGCAG ACGTGGGAACTGGATTACTCtgaagatgaagaagttgatgaagCCAAACAAGAGTCGGGAGAGGATGCGTTCCCTCACGCTGACTCCGTCCCGTTCTGAGATTGGGGACGGTTTTCTTGCTTTTCCACAGGACAGCCAGGACAGCTCCTCTATTGGCTCTGGCTCCAACTCGCTGGatgacacactcacacataagAAGC CTATGAATGACCTGCTGCAGACCATGGCAGTGGCCGGGGGTCCAGGGGGGCAGTGGGTTTGCAGCAGTGAGAACCTTGACGGTCCTGAAGCTGGAGACGGTGCCATTAccggcagcagcaggcgcagcggACAGCGCATGAAAGAACTGGCCCTTTCCACCAACGCCATCGACTGCGCCACCCTCACCCTGCCCGCCGCAGGGCCCGTCAGGACTAGGCCCCGgcttcaggtcaaag cAGATAACGCGTCCTGTGAGGATGTTGTCGGCTCTCTTGATGACCCCAAGAGTCAAG ACCTGCAGGTTCATGGCAGTGCTCTGGCTTTGTGGCCGTTCCCTGTTGTGTGCAGAGTGCCCTGTAGCATCTGTA CCTCCAGACCTTCCAGTCTCCATAGCAACAGGACTACCAGTAGTAATAGTAACAATAACTCCCACCTCACTTCTCCTCTGGAGGCCAAAG GCACGCTGAACGGCAGCCTCAGCAGGCCTCACAGCGAAAGCAGCGGCGAGTTCAGCCTGAGTTTAGACCAAGAGGTGTGgtccagcagcggcagcagccccATCCAGCAGCCCgcctcctcacgctcctcccACCAAAGCCCCCTACAGCTGCGCAAGTCCCTGGACCCATCCACCGCCAGCACAGGGACCCCCGACCAGACCCAGATCAGGAAGACGGCATCACCAGGCAACGAGGTGCTCTCCCTGCAGCAGTTCCTGGATGAGGGTATTGATCCTGCAGAG TCTGGCAGTCAAGAGAACCTCACCGTGGACTCCCCTCGATTATCCACCTCGTCTGAGCGCGCGTTGAAAGAACGCGCTCCCACGAAGGGCCGGGGCATTTTGCGCTCGTCCAGTGGTAAAGCAGCGCCGGTCAGCTCCGAGCGCCCCCCGAGGTCCTCAGGACAGCCGGGGCGCCCCACCCTGCGGAAGGCGGAGAGTACTCGGGTCAGAGGCTCTGCCTCGCTCCGCTCCAGCCTGTCCTCCCAGGGCAAAGCCACGTCAGTGTCCGAACGCCTGGACTCCGCTTCGTCCACGCTCCCCCGCGCCAGCAGCGTCATCTCCACAGCTGAAGGCACCACGCGGCGGACCAGCATCCACGACCTGCTGTCTAAGGACAACCGGCAGCCCGTGTCAGTTGActcttctcctcctgttgctCCCACCAAGGCTGGAGTCCACTCCCAGCCTACAACCAGTGAGTACAACCTGAAGGGACCCCTCACCAGCACCACCCCTCTGCCCAAGTCACTCAGCCTACCTTGCCCTAGCATGGAGGACCCTGATCTCTCCACCCTCGAGTCTTTCCTGGGCCCGTCCTTTACTGTAGAGTCGGTGTTCATGGACTCCATCTTTAGTGAGTCTGCAGGCAAAAACCTCCCCTTCCTTTCCATAAACCCCACCCTAGTCAGCAACATAAGTGGGCCGCCTGctacaaataaaacacacccACCTCTTAACCCCGGTCACAGTTCCACCCGGAGCCAGACCTCGCATAGCCAGTCGAACGGCCAGGTGAGAACCGGCCCAGACAGTCAAGAGTACAAGGAGGGTGTGGATCCCAGTCAAATGAGTGATCTGGATCCATCACTGAGCCCAGAGGACAACCAGTCTCTGTGGTTTGAGTACGGCTGTGTGTGA